The genomic window TCCTGGCCAAAGGCGTAATCAGCGGTGAGGAAGAACCAGGTATCGAGGCCCGACTTCACGGCTGCAAGCCCGGTCACGTTGGCCTGGGCGAACGTGTCGAACACATAATGCACGGTATAGGGACCGCAGGCTTCGTTGCTGAGGCGGATCGAGCCGGGACCGTTGAAGACGATGATCTTGTTGCGCGCTTTCGCGATCTCGCCGGCGGCGAGCGCGGTCGCGGAAGCCGCGACGTCATAGATCATCTCGACGCCCTGATTGTCGAGCATGTCGCGGGCGATGTTGGCGGAGAGATCGGCCTTGTTGAGATGGTCGGCCGCCAGCACCTGGATCTTGCGGCCCAGCACCTCGCCGCCAAAGTCCTCGACAGCCATCTTGGCTGCGGTCTCGCTGCCGGGGCCGGTGATGTCGGCGTAGAGGCTCGACATATCGAGGATGCCGCCGATCTTGAGCGGTGGCTTGTCCTCCGCCTGCACGACGCTCGCACTCAGGGCAAACGCGGCAGCAAAAATGCTCGACAGAATATGCTTCATCGAAAAAGACCTCCCTTATCGCGCCGTGCTCTGATGGCGGCTTGGTTATTGCTCTTGGCCATTGGTCTTGGCTATCGCTATTGGCGGCAATCATGCCGCATGCGCGAGAGGGCAGCAAGCGCGAGGTGCCGTTACAAGCGCATGATTGCCGCGCATGTTTTCCGCAAAGCGGAATGGTAGAGTGCGGCGAAATGTTTCCACGTCATTGCGAGCGCAGCGAAGCAATCCAGAATCTTTCAGCGGAGGGACTCTGGATTGCTCCGCTCCTCGCAATGACGGCGTGTGAGGCAATGGCGAAGCATCACATGATCTGCCGTAGGGTGGGCAAAGGCGCGCTCTTCGCGCCGTGCCCACCGCCCGCGCGGTTGGCCAAAGACGTGGGCACGCTTCGCTTTGCCCACCCTATGACAGCCCTTCGTCGTTCGCTACATTTGGGTTAGAACTGGAGCGTAACACAACCTCTCCGGGTCACGTGGCGCAACGGCTTCACCTCATCGTCGCATTTCTTCTCTTCGCGGGTCACGCCGCGTCCGCCTCGCCATGCCAATTCGAATCCCAAGGCGAGGGCCGTGTCGCCGCGATCGTCGATGCGCGCAGCGTCCGCCTCGACGACGGCCGCGAGATCCGCCTCACCGGCATCGAGCCGACGGCGACGACGAACCTGGCGCTGACCTCGCTGCTCGCCGGCCGCGACGTGACACTGCGGAGCTCTGACGACACGCCCGACCGCTACGGCCGCCAGAACGCGCTGGTCTTCGTTGGCGAAAGCGACGCCTCCGTGCAGGCGACGCTGCTCGCCGAGGGCGATGCCATCGTCTCCGCCGAGATCGCGGACAGGGACTGCGCGGCCGCCCTGATGGCGTGGGAGGCCGAGGCGCGGCGTCAAAAAAAGGGCAGCTGGGCTGACCCGTCGGCCATAAAAAACGCGGAAAGTCCGGACGATATTTTGGCGGGGATCGGGCGCTTTATGGTGGTCGAGGGCAAAGTCCTGTCGGTCCGGCAAGCTGGGGCAATGACCTACCTCAACTTCGGACGGAACTGGACACGCGGCTTTGCGGCGACTATCTCAAAGCGCACGTTGCCGGCGTTCGAAAGCGCCGGAATTACCCTTAAGTCCCTGGAAAATAGACGTATTCGAGTTCGGGGCTGGGTCGAGGGAAACACGGGGCCGCGGATCGATATACGCCTCGTGGGACAGGTCGAGTTGCTAGGCGCAAACGAGCCGACAGGGGTAAGGCCCTAAAAGGGGCCGGGCACGGGTTAAGCGACGTGAATGGGGTGCTAGAACGGCACGAACGAGGTGATGGCCGCCGCCTGCGGGCTGCGCCAGCCGCGCTATGCCTTGTCCTGGGCACGGCGTTGGCGGGTTGCGGCGACATGGGCCGGTTCCAGACCGCCACGGCGCCACCGACTGTCGCGATGCCCAAGCCGAAGCCGGCGGTGGCGCAGACCCCCGCGACCGAGAAGGAGCATGAGCGCATCCTGGCGAGCTATGGCGGGACCTATGACGATCCCAGGCTGGAATCGCTCGTCAGCAAGACCGTCGACCGCCTGGTCGCCGCCTCCGACCGCCCCGATCAGGGCTACAAGGTCACCATCCTGAATTCCGGCGCGGTGAATGCGTTCGCGCTGCCGAACGGCCAGCTCTACGTCACGCGCGGCCTGCTCGCGCTCGCCAGCGACACCTCGGAATTGTCGTCCGTGCTTAGCCACGAGATGGCGCATGTGCTGTCCAAGCACGCCGCGATGCGCGAGGATCAGGCGCGCCAGGCCGCGATCGTCACCCGCGTCGTCACCGACATGAGCAACGATCCCGATCTCACCGCGCTCGCGCTCGCCAAGACCAAGCTCACCATGGCGAGCTTCTCGCGCAAGCAGGAGATCGAGGCCGACGGCATCGGCGTCGGCATTTCCGCCCGCGCGCATTTCGACCCCTACGGTGCAGCGCGCTTCCTCTCGGCAATGGAGCGCAATGCCGAGCTGAAGGCCGGCAAGAGCTCGCTCGATCCGCGCGCGCAGGATTTCACATCGTCGCATCCGGCTACCCCGGAGCGCGTGCAGAATGCGCAGACCATCGCGCGGCAATATGCTGCGCCCGAGGGCGCCGAACGCGACCGCGAAACCTATCTCGCCGCGATCGACAACCTCGTCTATGGCGAAGATCCCAGCGAAGGCTTTGTCCGCGGCCGCAGGTTCTTGCATCCGAAGCTCGGCTTCACCTTCCAGGCGCCGGACAATTTCACGCTCGACAACACCGCGCAGGCCGTGATCGGCGTGCGCGACGGCGGCTCGCAGGCGATGCGCTTCGACGTGGTGCGGGTGCCGGCCGAGCAGTCGCTCGGCGATTACCTGAACTCCGGCTGGATGGAAGGCGTTGAGAAGGCCTCGACCGAGGACCTCACCATCAACGGTTTTCCGGCGGCGTCCGCCACCGCCAAGGGCGATCAGTGGCAGTTCAAGGTCTATGCACTGCGCTTCGGCAGCGACGTCTACCGCTTCATCTTCGCGACACGGCAGAAGTCGACCGAGAGCGACCGCAACGCGCGCGAGACCGTCAACTCATTCCGCCGCCTGACGCTCGACGAGATCCAGGCCGCGCGCCCGCTACGGATCAAGGTCATCACCGTGCAGCCCGGCGACACCGTGGAATCGCTGTCCCACCGCATGGCCGGCGTCGATCATCCCGCGGAACGTTTCCGCGTACTGAACGGACTCGATCGCAACGCGCAGGTGAAGGTGCGGGATCGCGTGAAGATCGTGGCGGATTGACACACGCCGAGCTACCGTAGGGTGGGCAAAGCGTAGCGTGCCCACCATTCCCGAGCACGATCGTTGAAAGATTGGTGGGCACGGCGCTTACGCGCCTTTGCCCACCCTACGAAACCTGTGATGTGGGGACGGCGCGAGCCCTACCGCCCCGCATCCATATCGCCCGCCTCGCGCTGGCCGCTGAGCCAGAGCGCGAGCAGGGTCCAGAACGCGCCCGACAGCAGGTACGCACCCGAGGCAATGACGCCGAGATTGGTCGCGAGCAGCAGCGCCACCAGTGGAGCGAAGCCGGCGCCGAACAACCAGGCCATATCCGAAGTCAGCGCCGAAGCCGTGTAACGGTACGTCTGCTTGAAGTTCGAGGCGATCGCGCCCGAGGACTGGCCGAAGGACAGGCCGAGCAGGATGAAGCCGATCACCATGTAGATGGTCTCGCCGAACGCACCGGCGTCGAGCAGCTGCGGGGCAAAGCCGCTATAGATCGCGATCGCAATCGCCGATCCCATCAGCAGCGACTTGCGGCCGACACGGTCGGCGATGATGCCGGAGAGCACGATCGCGACGACCCCGAACACGGCGGCGACGATCTCGATGATCAGGAAGCGCACTGGGCTTTCGCGGGTGAACAGGAACACCCAGGACAGCGGAAACACCGTGACCATGTGGAACAGCGCGAAGCTCGCCAGCGGCGCGAAGGCGCCGAGCATGATGTTCTGGCCTTCGCGCGCGACGGTGTCGGAGATGCGCGCCGGCTGCAATTCGCGGGTCTCGAACAGCGACGAATATTCTTCCGTCGTCACCATGCGCAGGCGCGCGAACAGCGCCACGACGTTGATGGCGAAGGCGACGAAGAACGGATAGCGCCAACCCCAATCGAAGAAATCATCGGCCGAGAGGTTGCCGGCGAAATAGGCGAACAGCGCGCTCGCCACGATCAGCCCGAGCGGGGCCCCGAGCTGCGGCACCATCGCGTACCAGCCGCGCTTCGAAGGCGGTGCATTCAGCGCCAACAGCGAAGCGAGACCGTCCCAGGCGCCGCCCCAGGCCAGACCCTGGGCGAGACGCGCCAGCGCCAGCAGCCAGATCGCCGCGACCCCGATCTCGTGATAGCCGGGCAGGAACGCGAGAGCGACGGTGGCGGTGCCGAGCAGGAACAGCGCCGAGATCAGCTTGGCGGTCTTGCCGTAGGCGCGGTCGACCGTCATGAAAATTACGGTGCCGATCGGCCGGGCCATGAAGGCCAGCGCGAAGATCATGAAGGAATAGAGGGTGCCGGTCAGCTCGCTCGCGAACGGGAACACCAGGCGCGGGAACACGATCACCGAGGCGATCGCGAAGACGAAGAAGTCGAAGAATTCCGAGGTGCGGCCGATGATGACGCCGATGGCGATCTCGCCGGGACTGGCCTGGTCGTGGCCGTGCTCGCCCGAGTGGAGGTCTGCCATTGCGGGTGTCTGTGCCGTCGCCATTCGTGCGCCCTTAACGTCCTGAAAACCAAAGCCGACCGCCCGGCGGGACGCCAGGCAATCTGGTCCTCTCTGACCTAACATTCCGCACTGCAACATTGGACAAATTGTCCAATGTCCGGATTGTTGCGCCGCAGCTACCCCTTGCCCCCGCAAAGGAAACTCATTCTCATAAGGCTCGGCCCGTGTCCCGTCTCAAGATCCTGGCGCTGCTACCCCTGGCGGTTGCGCTCAGCGGCTGCAACTACATTGTGCTGGCGCCCGCCGGCGATATCGCTGCCCAGCAGCGCGACCTCGTCATCATCTCCACCGTCCTGATGCTCCTGATCGTCGTCCCCGTGATGGCGCTGACTGTGCTGTTCGCCTGGCGCTACCGCCAGTCCAACAGCTCGGCCCGCTACGAGCCGGAATGGGACCACTCGACCAAGCTCGAGCTGGTGATCTGGTCGGCGCCGCTCTTGATCATCGTCTGCCTGGGCGCACTGACCTGGATGGGCACGCATCTGCTCGACCCCTATCGCACGCTCGGCCGCATCCATGCGGAGCGCGCCGTGGACCAGTCCAAGGCTCCGCTCGAGGTCGACGTCGTCGCGCTCGACTGGAAGTGGCTCTTCATCTATCCGGACTACGGCATCGCCACCGTCAACGAGCTGGCAGCTCCGGTCGATCGTCCGATCACCTTCCGCATCACCGCGTCCTCGGTGATGAACTCGTTCTACATCCCAGCGCTCGCCGGCCAGATCTACGCGATGCCGGGCATGGAGACCAAGCTCCACGCCGTCGTCAACCACACCGGCACCTACAAGGGTTTTTCGGCGAACTATAGCGGCGCCGGCTTCTCCGGCATGCACTTCAACTTCCAGGGCCTCGACGACAAGGGCTTCGACGCCTGGATCGCCAGCGCCAAGTCGGCCGGCGGCTCGCTCGGCCGCGCCGAATATCTGCAGCTCGAAAAGCCCAGCCAGAACGAACCGGTCCGCCGCTATGGCACCGTCGATGCCGATCTCTACCGCCTGATCCTCAACATGTGCGTCGAGACCGGCAAGATGTGCCAGAGCGAGATGATGGCGATCGACGCCAAGGGCGGCAACGGCCATGAGGGCCTGAACAACACCCTGCCGCTCACTTACGACAAATACGCCCGCCGCGGCACGGTGCTTGGGCCAGAGCCGAGCTTCGTCGCCGGCACCTGCACGCCGGATGCGCCGCAAGGCGCCGCGACCACCGCTTCTATCAAGGCTCCGACCGACACCGCGCCGCTCATCGGCGCCGGCCTGAAGCGGCCGTCGTTCACGCCGCTGAAGTCCTCTTCCTTCTTCCTCGGACAGCGTCCGAAGTCAGACTCCTAAAGAGATCCCGCATGTCTCCTGATCTTCTCAAGCTCATCTTCGGCCGGCTCGGCTTCGAATCGCTGCCGCTGCACGAGCCGATCGTCGTCGGCACCTTCGCGGTGGTCGCGCTCGGCGGCGCTGCACTGCTCGGCGGCCTCACCTATTTCCGCCTCTGGGGCTATCTGTGGCGCGAGTGGTTCACCACGGTGGACCACAAGCGCATCGGCATCATGTACATGATCCTCGGCATCGTCATGCTGCTGCGGGGCTTTGCCGACGCGCTGATGATGCGCGGCCAGCAGATGCTCGCCTTTGGCGGCTCCGAAGGCTATCTCAACGCCCATCACTACGATCAGGTCTTCACCGCCCACGGCGTGATCATGATCTTCTTCGTGGCGATGCCGTTGGTCACGGGCCTGATGAACTACGTCGTGCCGCTCCAGATCGGCGCGCGCGACGTGTCGTTTCCCTTCCTGAACAATTTCAGCTTCTGGATGACGGTCGGCGGCGCGGTGCTGGTGATGGCCTCGCTGTTCATCGGTGAATTCGCCCGCACCGGCTGGCTGGCTTATCCGCCGCTGTCGAACATCGGCTACAGTCCCGACGTCGGCGTCGACTATTACATCTGGGCGCTGCAGGTCGCCGGCGTCGGCACGACGTTATCCGGCATCAACCTGATCTGCACCATCGTCAAGCTGCGCTGCCCCGGCATGACCATGATGAAGATGCCGGTGTTCACCTGGACCTCGCTCTGCACCAACGTCCTAATCGTCGCCTCCTTCCCGGTCCTGACCGTCGTGCTCGCGCTGCTCTCGCTCGACCGCTACGTCGGCACCAACTTCTTCACGAACGATTTCGGCGGCAGCCCGATGATGTACGTGAACCTGATCTGGATCTGGGGCCATCCCGAGGTCTACATCCTGGTTCTCCCGGCGTTCGGCATCTTCTCGGAGGTCACCTCGACCTTCTCCGGCAAGCGGCTGTTCGGCTACACCTCGATGGTCTACGCCACGGTCGTCATCACCATCCTGTCGTACCTGGTCTGGCTGCACCACTTCTTCACGATGGGCTCGGGCGCCAGCGTCAACTCGTTCTTCGGCATCACCACGATGATCATTTCGATCCCGACGGGCGCGAAGATGTTCAACTGGCTGTTCACGATGTATCGCGGTCGCATCCGCTACGAGTTGCCGATGATGTGGACCATCGCCTTCATGCTGACCTTCGTGATCGGCGGCATGACCGGCGTGCTGCTCGCGGTGCCGCCGGCCGACTTCGTCCTGCACAACAGCCTATTCCTGATCGCGCACTTCCACAACGTGATCATCGGCGGCGTGGTGTTCGGCGCGTTCGCCGGCATCAACTACTGGTTCCCGAAGGCGTTCGGCTTCAAGCTCGATCCGTTCTGGGGCAAGATGTCGTTCTGGTTCTGGGTCACCGGCTTCTACCTCGCCTTCATGCCGCTCTACGTGCTCGGCCTGATGGGCGTGACCCGCCGCCTGCGGGTGTTTGATGATCCGTCCTTGCAGATCTGGTTCATCATCGCCGCGATCGGTGCCGTCTTCGTCTTCATCGGTATCCTCTCGATGCTGATGCAGTTCGCGGTCAGCCTCCTCAAGCGCGAGCAGCTCAAGGACGTCACCGGCGATCCCTGGGATGCGCGCACGCTGGAATGGGCGACCTCCTCGCCCCCGCCGGACTACAACTTCGCCTTCACGCCCGTCGTGCACGACAATGACGCGTGGTGGGACATGAAGAAGCGCGGCTACCAGCGTCCACTCACCGGGTTCAAGCCGATCCATATGCCGAGCAGCACCGGCACCGGCATTATCCTCGCCGGCCTTGCCACCGCGATGGGATTTGGCCTGATCTGGTACATTTGGTGGCTGGCCGCGGTGAGCTTCATCGCGATGCTCGCCGTCGGTATCGGTCACACCTTCAACTATCACCGCGACTTCGACATTCCGGCTGAAGACGTCATCCGGACCGAGGACGCGCGCACCAAACTGCTCGCCGGAGCCAAGTAAATGACTGTCGCGATCAATCCCACCCAATCGGGCGAGCCGGTTTTCTATCTCGCCGACGAGCACCCGCATCCGGAAGGCTGGAGCACCTCGCTCGGCTTCTGGATCTATCTGATGAGCGACTGCCTCATCTTCGCGATCCTGTTCGCCACCTTCGGCGTGCTCGGCGGCAACTATGCCGCCGGTCCCGCGCCAAAGGATCTGTTCGACCTGGATCTGGTCGCGGTGAACACCTCGATGCTGCTGCTGTCGTCGATCACCTACGGTTTTGCCATGCTGACGATGCAGCAGAACAAGATCGCCCAGACTCAGCTGTGGCTGGCGATCACCGGCCTGTTCGGCCTCGCCTTCATCGGCATCGAGCTCACCGAGTTCGCCCACATGATCCATGAAGGCGCAACGCCGCAGCGCAGCGCCTTCCTGTCCGCCTTCTTCACTTTAGTCGGCACCCACGGCCTGCACGTCTCTTGCGGCCTGATCTGGCTGGTGACGCTGATGGTGCAGGTTTGGAAGTTCGGCCTGATCGAGGCCAACCGCCGCCGTCTGATGTGCCTGTCGATGTTTTGGCACTTCCTCGACGTGGTCTGGATCGGCGTCTTCACCTTCGTCTATCTCCTGGGAGTTCTGCGATGAGCACCGATACCCACGCCGTCCACGCCGACGACCATCACCACGGCGACAGCCACGCCCACGGCACGTTCTCGACTTACATGCTCGGCTTCGTGCTCTCGGTCGTGCTCACCGCGATCCCGTTCTGGCTGGTGATGAGCGGCGCGTTGCCGAGCAAGCAGATCACCGCGCTCGTCATCATGGCTTTCGCGGTCGTGCAGATCGTCGTGCATATGATCTACTTCCTGCACATGAACACGACGTCAGAGAACGGCTGGAGCATGATGGCGCTGATCTTCACCATCGTCATGGTGGTGATCGCGCTGTCCGGTTCGCTGTGGGTGATGAACCACCTCAACAGCAACATGATGCCGATCCATCAGATGACGGGAATGAAGTGAGCGAACCCCGGACCGTGACGGGCAAGGCAAGCGGGACGCGCGGCAAGGCTGCGCGATCCCCGTCCCTGTGGCTCACGGCCCTCTCGCTGACGGCGATTGGCCTTCTGATCGCGCTCGGCGTCTGGCAGATCGAACGCCGCGCCTGGAAGCTGGCGCTGATTGACCGCGTTGAGCAGCGCGTTCATGCCCAGGCGGTGCCGATCCCCTCGGCCGCTTCATGGCCCACGATCAGCGCCGCGAACGACGAATACAGGCATGTGAGCGTCACCGGCCGCTTCCTGCACGACCGCGAGACGCTGGTTCAGGCCGTCACGGAAGAAGGCCCCGGTTATTGGGTGCTGACGCCGCTTCTGCGCAGCGACAGCACGCAGGTCCTGATCAACCGCGGCTTCGTGCCGTCCGAGCGGCGCGACGCATCGACACGCCGGAACGGCAATCCCGACGGCCAGGTCGAGATCACCGGCCTGTTGCGCATGACGGAGCCGAAGGGCGGATTCCTGCGGAACAACGTGCCCCAGCACAACCGCTGGTATTCGCGGGATGTCGCCGCGATCGCAGCGGCACGCGGCCTCCATGAGGTCGCGCCCTTCTTCGTGGATGCCGACGCCGGATCACAAATTGCCGGCGGTCCGATCGGCGGATTGACCGTGATCCGCTTTCCCAATAACCACCTGATCTACGCGCTGACGTGGTTTGCCCTGGCTTTCATGCTGGTCGGCAGGCTTTTCGTCACATTCGGCGGCGGGCTGTTCCGCCGCAAACGCTTCGTCCATGAACCGGCCGGCGGCTCCGATGCCGCTGCCCGCAGGACGGGATCAGATGCTGGAACGATCGTCGAGCCGACCTGACGACGCAAAGTCGAATCCCCGGACGCTTGCCCATGGCGGCGAGCTGGCCGTGACGCTGCAGTCGCAGGCCGATGCGCGTGGCGAGTTGATCGGCACTGCTCCCACCGACGACGAGACCAACCGCAAGAACATGGCGCTGCTGATCCAGCTGCGCTGGACCGCGGTGGTCGGCCAGATCGTGACCATCGGCGTCGTGCATTTTGGCCTGGGTATTGCCTTGCCATTGGAACGCATGGGCGCGGTGATCGGAGCGCTGGTGCTGCTCAACGTCTCCAGCCTGGTCTGGGTGCGCCATCGCGCGGCGATCACCAACAATGAGCTTTTGGTCGCGCTGATGCTGGATGTCGCCGCGCTGACCGCGCAGCTCTACCTCTCCGGCGGCGCCACCAATCCCTTCACCTCGCTGTTCCTGCTCCAGGTGACACTGGGCGCGGTGCTGCTCGACGCCCGCTCGACCTGGTCGCTGGTGGCACTGACTTGCGCGAGTTTTGTGTGGCTGACGCTCGCTTACCGGCCGCTCGACCTGCCGCCAAATCCGATCAGCGAGACCTACAGCCTCACCGTAACCGGCATGCTGCTGGGCTTCGTTCTCAACGCCGTGCTGCTGGTGGTGTTCGTCACCCGCATCAACAGGAATTTGCGCAAGCGCGACGCGCATCTGGCGGCGCTGCGCCAGCACGCGGCCGAGCAGGATCACATCGTGCGCATGGGCCTGCTCGCCTCCGGCGCGGCCCATGAGCTCGGCACCCCGCTGGCCTCGCTCTCGGTGATCCTCAGCGACTGGCGCCGCATGCCCGATCTCGCCGCCGATCAGGAACTCGCCGAAGATCTCGCGGAGATGGAAACCTCGCTGCAACGCTGCAAATCGATCGTCACGGGCATCCTGGTGTCGGCGGGCGAAGCGCGCGGCGAAGGCTCCTCGCCGACGACGGTGACGGCCTTCGTCACTGCGCTGGTGGAGGAATGGCGCGACGCGCGCTCGGCGCGGACGCTCTACTTCGTCAATACGTTCGGCGAGGATGTCGCGATCGTCTCCGACGTCGCGCTGAAGCAGGTGATCTTCAACGTGCTCGACAATGCCTATGAGGTCTCGCGGGAATGGGTCGAGCTCGTCGCCGAGCGCGAGGGCGACAATCTCGTGCTGGCGATCAGCGACCGCGGCCCGGGCTTTGCGCCGGAGATGCTGGCGCAGCTCGGAAAGCCCTATCAGTCGAGCAAGGGTCGTGCCGGCGGCGGGCTCGGCCTGTTCCTGGTGGTCAACGTGGTGCGCAAGTTAGGGGGCAGCGTGACCGCCGAGAACCACAGGAAGCGCGGCGCCACCGTGCGCCTCACGCTGCCGCTCGCAACGCTCGCGATCGGAGGGAATTTTGACGCCTGACCGTTCGCTCATCGTCGTCGAGGACGATGCCGGCTTCGCCCGCACGCTGAAGCGCTCGTTCGAGCGCCGCGGCTACGAGGTCGTGCTGGCCGCCTCGATCGAGGAGGTGCGCCAAGTGCTGGAGGAGCGATCCTTCGGCCATGCCGTGGTCGACCTCAAGCTCGGCGGCGCCTCGGGGCTCGCCTGCGTCGAGCTTCTGCACACGCATGATCCCGACATGCTGATCGTGGTGCTGACCGGCTTTGCCAGCATCTCCACCGCCGTCGAGGCCATCAAGCTGGGGGCCTGCCACTATTTGGCGAAGCCGTCCAACACCGACGACATCGAGGCCGCCTTCAACAAGGCCGAGGGCAACGCTGAGGTCGCGCTCGACACCCGGCCGACATCGATCAAGACGCTGGAATGGGAGCGCATCCACCAGACCCTGATCGAGACGGATTTCAACATCTCGGAGGCGGCACGGCGATTGGGGATGCATCGGCGGACGCTGGCAAGGAAGCTGGAGAAACGGCCGGTGAAGTGAGGCGAGCCGAGTCTCTCTCGTCTCGTCGTCCCGGCCTAGCGCGCAATTGCGCGCTAGGCCGGGACGACACCGCATTTCTTGAACCGGCTTCGCTCCCATTCTCTCCTCGTTGTTCTGGACCAGCGAGCACCGATCCAGTATCTCCGCGCGAGTGCAGACCCAAACAAAAAGCCCGGCCAAACGGCCGGGCTTTTGATCTCTTGCAATCGACGGAGGCGCTTACGCGGCCTCGTCGGCGACGGTGGTATCGTCGCCATCGGTGTCGTCGGTATCGCCCTCGGCATCCGAATCGGCTTCGCCGTCGGCGGCTTCCGCCTTGGCGTTGGCGCGGCGCGGGCTCTTGGCGAGCTGGGCCTCGATCTCCTTGACCGCTTCGGTCTCGGTCGAGTGCTGCACCACCGCGATCTCCCGGGAGAGACGATCGAGCGCCGCTTCATAGAGCTGGCGTTCGCTGTAGGACTGCTCCGGCTGCGACTCCGAGCGGTAGAGGTCGCGCACGACTTCCGCGATCGCGACGATGTCGCCCGAATTGATCTTTGCTTCGTATTCCTGGGCGCGGCGCGACCACATGGTGCGCTTGACGCGGGCGCGGCCCTTGAGCGTCTCCAGCGCCTTCTTGACCAGCGCCGGATCGGACAGCTTGCGCATGCCGACATTGGCGACCTTGGCGGTCGGAACGCGCAGCGTCATCTTGTCCTTGATGAAATTGATGACGAACAGCTCGAGCTTGGCACCGGCGATCTCCTGCTCCTCGATGGCCAGGATCTGGCCGACGCCGTGAGCGGGATAAACGACGAATTCGTTGGCCTTGAAGCCCTGACGCTGGGTCACGACCTTCTTTTCCTCGACCTTCGGCGCAGCAGCGGGCTTGGCGGCCGGCTTGGCAGCGGCAGGAGCCTTGGCATGAGCAGCAGCAACGGGAGCCTTCGGCGCGGCGGGCTTGGCAGCGTGAGCCTTCGCAGGATGAGCCTTGGCAGCAGCAGGCTTGGCGACGGTCGCTTTCGCGGCCGGTTTGGCAGTCTTGTTAGGCATTGCGCTTCTTTTGTTCTTCGAGGACTTTGCAGCCGGCGCCTTCGTCGCGGTCCGACCCTTGGATGCGCTACGGCTGGCCGCGGCGACTTTTTTGGCCTCCTTATGGGAAGCCCTCGCTGAAGTACTCTTTTTACGCGTTTTCTGTGACACAGCCTGCGCGCGGAAAACTGCCACGCCCCTGTTCGACATTTGGTTTCACGGGAACCCAGAGGGGCCAACGGGGCTGACGGGGTTCGGCTTAATGTGCCCAATATAGCACATTTCCCGCAAAAATCAATGATTTAGGGGTCTTTGAGGGCTGGTTTTCGGCGCCAGCGCCGCTATTAGGGTTAAGTTTGGGCCCTAATTAGTCTCCCGAGCCCGGGTTCGGAGAAAAATATTTCTCGAACTTGCCTTCCATGCCGTCGAATTCCTTGGCATCGGCGGGTGATTCTTTCTTCTGGGTGATGTTCGGCCAGCTCTTGGCATAGTCGGCGTTGACCTGGAGCCACTTTTCCAGGCCCGGTTCCGTGTCCGGCTTGATGGCGTCGGCGGGGCATTCCGGCTCGCACACGCCGCAGTCGATGCACTCGTCGGGATGGATGACGAGCATGTTGTCACCCTCGTAGAAGCAGTCGACCGGGCAGACCTCGACGCAGTCGGTGTACTTGCACTTGATGCAGTTTTCAGTGACGACGTAAGTCATCCAACGCTCCGAAAAGCTCTTTTAAAAGTCGCGGCTTGCGTAGCGCGGATGGCCCGGCGCTGCAAGGTCGGCAACAGCCGAT from Bradyrhizobium zhanjiangense includes these protein-coding regions:
- a CDS encoding MFS transporter, which produces MATAQTPAMADLHSGEHGHDQASPGEIAIGVIIGRTSEFFDFFVFAIASVIVFPRLVFPFASELTGTLYSFMIFALAFMARPIGTVIFMTVDRAYGKTAKLISALFLLGTATVALAFLPGYHEIGVAAIWLLALARLAQGLAWGGAWDGLASLLALNAPPSKRGWYAMVPQLGAPLGLIVASALFAYFAGNLSADDFFDWGWRYPFFVAFAINVVALFARLRMVTTEEYSSLFETRELQPARISDTVAREGQNIMLGAFAPLASFALFHMVTVFPLSWVFLFTRESPVRFLIIEIVAAVFGVVAIVLSGIIADRVGRKSLLMGSAIAIAIYSGFAPQLLDAGAFGETIYMVIGFILLGLSFGQSSGAIASNFKQTYRYTASALTSDMAWLFGAGFAPLVALLLATNLGVIASGAYLLSGAFWTLLALWLSGQREAGDMDAGR
- a CDS encoding thermonuclease family protein, with amino-acid sequence MAQRLHLIVAFLLFAGHAASASPCQFESQGEGRVAAIVDARSVRLDDGREIRLTGIEPTATTNLALTSLLAGRDVTLRSSDDTPDRYGRQNALVFVGESDASVQATLLAEGDAIVSAEIADRDCAAALMAWEAEARRQKKGSWADPSAIKNAESPDDILAGIGRFMVVEGKVLSVRQAGAMTYLNFGRNWTRGFAATISKRTLPAFESAGITLKSLENRRIRVRGWVEGNTGPRIDIRLVGQVELLGANEPTGVRP
- the cyoA gene encoding ubiquinol oxidase subunit II gives rise to the protein MSRLKILALLPLAVALSGCNYIVLAPAGDIAAQQRDLVIISTVLMLLIVVPVMALTVLFAWRYRQSNSSARYEPEWDHSTKLELVIWSAPLLIIVCLGALTWMGTHLLDPYRTLGRIHAERAVDQSKAPLEVDVVALDWKWLFIYPDYGIATVNELAAPVDRPITFRITASSVMNSFYIPALAGQIYAMPGMETKLHAVVNHTGTYKGFSANYSGAGFSGMHFNFQGLDDKGFDAWIASAKSAGGSLGRAEYLQLEKPSQNEPVRRYGTVDADLYRLILNMCVETGKMCQSEMMAIDAKGGNGHEGLNNTLPLTYDKYARRGTVLGPEPSFVAGTCTPDAPQGAATTASIKAPTDTAPLIGAGLKRPSFTPLKSSSFFLGQRPKSDS
- a CDS encoding M48 family metalloprotease, whose amino-acid sequence is MGRFQTATAPPTVAMPKPKPAVAQTPATEKEHERILASYGGTYDDPRLESLVSKTVDRLVAASDRPDQGYKVTILNSGAVNAFALPNGQLYVTRGLLALASDTSELSSVLSHEMAHVLSKHAAMREDQARQAAIVTRVVTDMSNDPDLTALALAKTKLTMASFSRKQEIEADGIGVGISARAHFDPYGAARFLSAMERNAELKAGKSSLDPRAQDFTSSHPATPERVQNAQTIARQYAAPEGAERDRETYLAAIDNLVYGEDPSEGFVRGRRFLHPKLGFTFQAPDNFTLDNTAQAVIGVRDGGSQAMRFDVVRVPAEQSLGDYLNSGWMEGVEKASTEDLTINGFPAASATAKGDQWQFKVYALRFGSDVYRFIFATRQKSTESDRNARETVNSFRRLTLDEIQAARPLRIKVITVQPGDTVESLSHRMAGVDHPAERFRVLNGLDRNAQVKVRDRVKIVAD